One Gloeothece verrucosa PCC 7822 DNA window includes the following coding sequences:
- the serA gene encoding phosphoglycerate dehydrogenase, with the protein MAKVLVSDPIDQVGIDILSQVAQVDVKTKLPPEELIKIIPEYDALMLRSETKVTKEVVEAGTNLKIIGRAGVGVDNIDVPAATRQGIVVVNSPEGNTIAAAEHALAMMLSLSRHIPDANLSIKENKWDRKRFIGTEVYKKTLGVVGLGKIGSHVASVGKALGMKLLAYDPFISKERADQLGCTLVDLDLLFSEADYITLHIPKTQETAHLINREALAKMKPTVRIINCARGGVIDEDALAEFLAAGKIGGAALDVFEQEPLGESKLRELTNIILTPHLGASTAEAQVNVAIDVAEQIRDVLLGLPARSAVNIPGLTPDVMEKLRPYLQLAETLGNLVAQLAGGRIEQLTIRLQGDLASNETQPIVVAAIKGLLSQALRERVNYVNAAIEAKERGIRIIETKDASVRGYSGSLHLEAKGSMGEHSVTGALLGNGEIRITDLDEFPINVPPSNYMLFTLHRDMPGIIGKIGSLLGSFNVNIASMQVGRKIVRGDAVMALSLDDPLPEGILSEITKVAGIRDAYTVKL; encoded by the coding sequence ATGGCAAAAGTTCTTGTATCCGATCCAATTGATCAAGTAGGCATTGATATTCTCTCTCAAGTTGCCCAAGTTGATGTTAAAACAAAGCTACCCCCCGAAGAACTGATCAAAATTATCCCTGAATATGATGCTTTAATGCTTCGTTCTGAAACTAAGGTAACGAAAGAAGTGGTTGAGGCCGGTACAAACCTGAAAATTATTGGACGAGCCGGCGTAGGGGTAGATAATATTGATGTGCCAGCCGCCACTCGCCAGGGAATTGTCGTGGTTAACTCTCCGGAAGGTAACACCATTGCTGCGGCTGAACACGCACTAGCCATGATGTTATCCCTATCTCGCCACATTCCTGATGCGAACCTGTCTATCAAAGAAAACAAATGGGACCGTAAACGGTTTATCGGCACAGAAGTTTATAAAAAGACCTTGGGAGTTGTTGGTTTAGGTAAAATTGGCTCTCATGTTGCCAGTGTCGGGAAAGCATTAGGCATGAAATTGCTGGCTTATGATCCGTTCATTTCCAAAGAACGGGCAGATCAGTTAGGCTGTACCCTAGTAGACCTCGATTTACTCTTCTCGGAAGCTGATTATATTACACTCCATATACCCAAAACCCAAGAAACGGCTCATTTAATCAACCGAGAAGCTTTAGCGAAAATGAAACCCACCGTCCGCATTATTAATTGTGCTAGAGGGGGTGTCATCGATGAAGATGCTTTGGCCGAATTTTTAGCAGCCGGTAAAATTGGCGGTGCGGCTTTAGATGTTTTTGAACAGGAACCTTTAGGAGAATCTAAACTTAGAGAACTCACCAATATCATTTTAACCCCTCATTTGGGAGCATCTACCGCCGAAGCACAAGTGAATGTGGCCATTGATGTAGCTGAACAAATTCGCGATGTATTACTCGGACTTCCCGCGAGATCGGCCGTTAATATTCCAGGTTTAACGCCGGATGTGATGGAAAAACTGCGACCCTATCTACAATTAGCCGAAACCTTGGGGAATTTAGTCGCTCAATTGGCCGGTGGGAGAATTGAACAGTTAACCATCAGACTTCAGGGAGATTTAGCCAGTAACGAAACTCAACCGATCGTGGTGGCGGCTATTAAAGGATTATTATCCCAAGCTCTACGAGAACGAGTCAATTATGTTAATGCGGCGATTGAGGCTAAAGAACGAGGGATTCGCATTATTGAAACTAAAGATGCTTCAGTAAGAGGTTATTCAGGCTCTCTACACCTAGAAGCTAAAGGCTCAATGGGAGAACATTCCGTAACTGGTGCCCTCTTGGGTAACGGAGAAATTCGCATCACCGATCTAGATGAGTTTCCTATTAACGTTCCTCCCAGTAACTATATGCTGTTTACCTTACACCGGGATATGCCGGGGATTATTGGAAAAATTGGCTCATTACTGGGTAGTTTTAACGTCAATATTGCCAGTATGCAGGTAGGCCGAAAAATTGTTCGCGGAGATGCTGTCATGGCTCTTAGTTTAGATGATCCTTTACCAGAAGGGATACTATCGGAAATTACTAAAGTTGCTGGCATTCGGGATGCCTATACTGTCAAACTATAA
- the cofH gene encoding 7,8-didemethyl-8-hydroxy-5-deazariboflavin synthase subunit CofH yields the protein MSSQIEAVEAILQQAKQGIDLSLAEGVILLHQNEPEAIALIRDTADHLRFKRVGDTVTYVINRNINFTNICEQHCNFCAFRRDEGQEGAFWLNTEQIFAKTAEAVQRGATEICMQGGLNPKAKLKGSSLAYYLNLVKTIKDQFPQVHLHAFSPQEVQFIAREDQRSYTDVIIALRDAGLGSMPGTAAEVLDDQVRRVICPEKINTETWLDIVSTAHRLGVPTTSTLLCGHIETPIQQIRHLEQLRSLQKTAIEKGYPAKITEFILLPFVGQQAPPSLRKRVGRDQPVLEDTLLLTAVARIYLDQWIANHQPSWVKLGLKGATVALTWGCNDIGGTLMEEHITTMAGAQGGTCMEVETLQEAILSLGRSYQERGTLYSSLSSSKN from the coding sequence GTGAGCAGCCAAATAGAAGCCGTCGAAGCGATTTTACAGCAAGCCAAACAAGGAATTGATCTATCACTTGCAGAAGGAGTCATCTTACTGCATCAAAATGAACCCGAAGCGATCGCACTGATCCGAGATACGGCTGATCATCTTCGCTTTAAACGGGTAGGAGACACGGTGACCTATGTCATCAACCGAAATATTAACTTTACTAACATTTGTGAGCAACATTGTAACTTTTGTGCATTTCGTCGAGATGAAGGACAAGAAGGAGCTTTTTGGCTCAATACAGAGCAAATTTTCGCAAAAACAGCCGAGGCAGTGCAACGAGGAGCAACGGAAATTTGTATGCAGGGAGGGTTAAACCCCAAAGCTAAACTGAAGGGGTCTTCTTTAGCTTATTATTTAAACTTGGTCAAAACTATTAAAGATCAATTTCCCCAAGTGCATCTTCATGCTTTTTCTCCTCAAGAAGTGCAGTTTATCGCTAGGGAAGATCAAAGGAGTTATACAGATGTTATTATCGCTCTTCGAGATGCCGGATTGGGGTCTATGCCCGGAACGGCGGCAGAAGTATTAGATGATCAAGTAAGACGGGTGATCTGTCCTGAAAAAATTAATACAGAGACTTGGTTAGACATTGTTAGCACTGCCCATCGGTTGGGTGTACCGACTACCAGTACCCTGTTATGTGGGCATATTGAAACCCCTATTCAACAGATTAGACATTTAGAACAACTGCGTTCACTTCAAAAAACTGCCATTGAAAAAGGGTACCCTGCCAAAATTACAGAATTTATTCTCCTTCCCTTTGTGGGACAACAGGCCCCCCCATCTTTACGTAAACGAGTCGGACGCGATCAACCGGTATTAGAGGATACTTTACTTTTAACCGCCGTGGCCCGTATTTATTTAGATCAATGGATAGCTAACCATCAACCGAGTTGGGTAAAACTGGGATTAAAAGGCGCAACTGTTGCCTTGACATGGGGATGTAATGATATTGGAGGAACATTAATGGAAGAACATATTACCACTATGGCCGGGGCGCAAGGAGGCACTTGTATGGAAGTAGAAACCCTACAAGAAGCGATTTTATCCCTAGGTCGTTCCTATCAAGAACGAGGGACGCTATATTCAAGCTTATCTTCTTCAAAAAATTAA
- a CDS encoding PEP-CTERM sorting domain-containing protein yields the protein MKNLTLLSATAFVTTSGLVFGAMKPASALIWNWSYSGPGLVASGTLTTNDIPDDLGFYLITGITGTRNGETITGLQPAGTPIPGNEPFEVDNLISLNAIQLTGDGFGYSTASGSYASPFYANFLSTPGYLELFSAPPLTEGFTNLGPEDSELLITFSATPVPEPLTILGSVTVLGFGTFFKRKRKPINHLCSSIEKI from the coding sequence ATGAAAAATCTAACTCTACTATCAGCTACCGCCTTTGTGACTACATCCGGATTAGTTTTCGGGGCAATGAAACCTGCCTCGGCTTTAATTTGGAACTGGAGTTACTCGGGTCCTGGCTTAGTGGCAAGCGGCACTTTGACCACCAACGACATTCCTGATGATTTGGGTTTTTACCTGATTACTGGCATTACTGGGACAAGAAATGGTGAAACTATTACAGGTTTGCAACCTGCGGGAACTCCCATACCCGGCAACGAACCTTTCGAAGTTGACAATTTAATTAGCCTTAATGCCATACAGTTAACCGGTGATGGTTTTGGCTATTCTACTGCTAGTGGTAGCTATGCTAGTCCGTTTTATGCTAATTTTTTGTCAACTCCGGGTTATTTAGAACTTTTTTCTGCGCCCCCATTGACAGAAGGCTTTACAAATTTGGGACCCGAAGATAGTGAGTTACTGATTACTTTTTCTGCAACTCCAGTTCCTGAACCCCTGACTATTTTAGGGTCAGTTACTGTCTTAGGATTTGGAACTTTCTTTAAGCGCAAACGGAAGCCAATTAATCACCTATGCTCATCGATAGAAAAAATTTAG
- the prmA gene encoding 50S ribosomal protein L11 methyltransferase produces MANSWWEIRVLCDPDLEESIFWRLDKFGCSGTATEIKGQSSLIRAYIPQIKAQLLDLAALSLWLVQDALLLNLSHPVTRWRLIDEEDWASSWKQHWEPTSIGDRFIIYPAWLTPASDDDKIILRLDPGMAFGTGTHPTTQLCLESLEMRLETDANSRVIADIGCGSGILSIGAVLLGAPQVYAVDNDPLAVKAARSNRQLNQIDPANLVINQGSIEELLELVPQGVDGFVCNILAEVIIEMIPQFSALAKPQCWAILSGILLEQAKPIADTLEQHDWVVAALWKRQDWCCFNIRRNPN; encoded by the coding sequence ATGGCAAATAGTTGGTGGGAAATTCGAGTGCTTTGTGATCCAGATTTGGAAGAGTCGATCTTTTGGCGGCTGGATAAGTTTGGTTGTTCGGGAACGGCAACAGAGATTAAAGGGCAATCTTCTTTAATTCGAGCCTATATTCCCCAAATTAAAGCACAATTATTAGATTTAGCGGCTCTATCCCTGTGGTTAGTTCAAGATGCCCTGCTCCTGAATTTATCCCATCCAGTTACTCGTTGGCGTTTAATTGATGAAGAAGATTGGGCTAGTAGTTGGAAACAACACTGGGAACCCACTAGCATAGGAGATCGCTTTATTATTTACCCCGCTTGGTTAACGCCTGCAAGTGATGATGATAAAATTATTCTCCGTCTCGATCCGGGTATGGCTTTTGGCACTGGCACCCACCCTACTACCCAATTATGCCTAGAATCGTTAGAAATGCGTTTGGAAACCGATGCTAATAGTCGGGTGATTGCTGATATTGGCTGTGGTTCGGGGATTTTATCTATTGGGGCTGTTTTACTGGGAGCGCCACAAGTTTACGCAGTTGACAATGATCCCTTGGCCGTTAAAGCGGCTCGAAGTAATCGTCAACTCAATCAGATTGATCCAGCGAATCTAGTGATTAATCAAGGCAGTATTGAAGAGTTATTAGAACTGGTTCCCCAAGGAGTTGATGGATTTGTCTGTAATATTTTAGCAGAAGTTATTATTGAGATGATTCCTCAATTTAGTGCTTTAGCTAAACCTCAATGTTGGGCAATTTTAAGTGGCATTCTTTTAGAGCAGGCTAAACCTATTGCTGATACCCTAGAACAACATGATTGGGTGGTGGCGGCTTTATGGAAACGTCAAGACTGGTGTTGTTTTAATATTCGTCGAAATCCTAATTAG
- the folB gene encoding dihydroneopterin aldolase: protein MDAIKITEIKCYGYTGYLPEEQILGQWFEVSLTLWLDLTEAGSSDDIEKTLDYRQAISIVKNLIKNSKFALIEKLATVIADELLQLPRVQQVRVELSKPAAPIPDFGGNITIDITRPFSHEK from the coding sequence ATGGACGCGATTAAAATTACAGAAATTAAATGTTATGGCTATACCGGCTACTTACCCGAAGAACAAATTCTCGGACAATGGTTCGAAGTCAGCCTTACCCTTTGGCTAGATTTAACCGAGGCGGGGAGTAGTGATGACATCGAAAAGACTTTAGACTATCGTCAAGCGATCAGCATTGTAAAAAACTTAATAAAAAATTCTAAATTTGCCCTCATTGAAAAATTAGCCACCGTCATCGCTGATGAACTTTTGCAACTTCCGAGAGTCCAACAAGTGCGAGTAGAACTCTCTAAGCCGGCTGCCCCTATTCCTGACTTTGGAGGCAACATTACCATCGATATTACTCGCCCCTTTAGTCATGAAAAATAA
- a CDS encoding DUF3318 domain-containing protein, whose product MNLESEISRLLDLMPASGRMLTKLVSKPQQAKVIDTPFPLPWKQGSRYIYINFDLWRRLSRPQRDLILLRAVSLLTNVQWFKPDLYQGVTLAALLGLTLELMQADAIGIVIAGGLTTLAARQIWRNNRSVQREIDADEGAIKVATRRGYTETEAAKHLLSGIETVAQIEGRSSLNFTELIRCQNLRAMANISPVGVPDSVKQE is encoded by the coding sequence ATGAATCTAGAATCTGAAATCAGCCGTTTACTTGATCTAATGCCCGCCTCTGGGCGAATGTTAACTAAGCTTGTTAGCAAACCACAACAGGCTAAAGTGATTGATACCCCTTTTCCTTTGCCTTGGAAGCAAGGCAGCCGCTATATATATATTAATTTTGATTTATGGCGACGGTTGTCGAGACCTCAACGAGATTTAATTTTGTTACGAGCGGTTAGTCTCTTAACCAATGTTCAATGGTTTAAACCAGATTTATATCAAGGGGTAACTCTAGCCGCTTTGCTAGGATTAACCCTAGAATTGATGCAGGCTGATGCTATTGGTATTGTAATAGCGGGAGGATTGACAACCTTAGCGGCACGCCAAATCTGGCGTAATAATCGTAGTGTACAACGTGAAATAGATGCCGATGAGGGAGCGATTAAAGTTGCCACCAGACGCGGCTATACAGAAACAGAAGCGGCTAAACACTTGTTATCGGGTATAGAAACTGTTGCCCAAATTGAGGGACGTTCCAGTTTAAATTTTACTGAGTTAATCCGTTGTCAAAACCTCAGAGCGATGGCTAATATTTCCCCTGTAGGGGTTCCTGATAGCGTTAAACAAGAATAA
- a CDS encoding ribbon-helix-helix protein, CopG family: MSRDEQLKVRLTKEEMERLEAYAKSKGYSKSEIIRDYIKRLPKLDG, from the coding sequence ATGTCAAGAGACGAACAGTTAAAAGTTAGACTAACTAAAGAAGAAATGGAACGTCTAGAAGCTTACGCAAAGTCTAAAGGATATTCAAAATCAGAGATTATTCGAGATTACATCAAACGTTTACCAAAGCTTGACGGCTAA
- a CDS encoding DUF2382 domain-containing protein, which translates to MPLLKIEKYNSNYKNEIFRGNSIESFSVYESKNHEKVGTIYAILVDESGQLRYLVIDAKSWGFDKKVLLPIGRSRIDYSNQRIYALDLTKEQVKLLPEYTDDLVVDYNYEESVRSNYRTDGGQITPYDRTNYSYESEPELYGIREVDYSSINLYGERLLAEKNRQKVGEVKIGKSVITEVARVSVPVEKERAIIEHSRLSESGQTVPEYQANFGEGELYIEIFEETANIRKEAFVSGQVTVKKVVERGLVTAEEYLRREEIKIEGDANPLIEQR; encoded by the coding sequence ATGCCTCTTTTAAAAATAGAAAAGTATAATTCTAATTACAAAAATGAAATATTTCGAGGAAACTCTATCGAAAGTTTTTCAGTTTATGAAAGCAAAAATCATGAAAAAGTTGGTACAATTTATGCCATTTTAGTTGATGAATCGGGACAATTACGTTATTTAGTGATTGATGCTAAATCCTGGGGATTTGATAAAAAAGTCTTGCTCCCTATTGGTCGTTCCCGCATTGACTATAGCAATCAACGGATCTATGCTCTTGATTTAACCAAAGAGCAGGTCAAACTTCTTCCCGAATATACTGATGATCTAGTGGTAGACTACAATTATGAAGAAAGCGTCAGGTCAAATTATCGAACTGATGGCGGACAAATTACACCTTATGATCGTACTAACTACAGCTACGAAAGCGAACCCGAACTTTATGGTATTCGAGAAGTAGATTATAGCTCAATTAACCTTTACGGAGAACGCTTATTAGCTGAAAAAAATCGTCAGAAAGTCGGAGAAGTCAAGATTGGCAAATCAGTAATCACAGAAGTAGCTCGTGTTTCTGTTCCTGTAGAAAAAGAACGAGCCATTATTGAACACAGTCGTCTGAGTGAAAGCGGACAAACTGTGCCTGAGTATCAAGCTAACTTCGGTGAAGGTGAACTTTATATAGAAATTTTTGAAGAAACAGCCAATATACGTAAAGAAGCTTTCGTCAGTGGTCAAGTAACCGTTAAAAAAGTAGTAGAGCGCGGCTTAGTAACGGCAGAAGAGTATCTACGCCGTGAGGAAATAAAGATAGAAGGAGATGCCAATCCCCTGATTGAGCAGAGATAA
- the recQ gene encoding DNA helicase RecQ → MYQLNSLETALKQYFGYDNFRPGQRQIIEEALQNRDLLVIMPTGGGKSLCFQLPALLKPGLTVVVSPLISLMQDQVDALLDNGIGATFLNSSLGLSEIRSREMAILKNKIKLLYVAPERLLSEKFTPFLDKIALDVGISAFAIDEAHCVSEWGHDFRPEYRQLRQLRQRYPSVPMFGLTATATKRVQEDIIVQLGLKNPGVHIASFNRPNLYYDVRPKQQRSYDQLLKYIRTQKGSGIVYCLSRRNVDEIAFRLQKDGISALPYHAGMTDEARTLNQTRFIRDDAQVMVATIAFGMGINKLDVRFVVHFDLPRNLESYYQESGRAGRDGEPAKCTIFLGFGDLKKIEYIIEQKSNPQEKKIAQQQLRQVINYAEGTECRRTIVLRYFGERFQGNCDNCDNCRHPQPVEDWTIEAQKFLSCVARCRERFGMSYIIDVLRGSNSRRIEQNGHHLLSTYGIGKDRTKEEWKNLGRSLIHQGLVDETSDGLPVLKLNSRSWEILRKQRSVQIAIAQKSAENVLGKYNPRKAETELLLERLRQLRKYIADANSVAPYVIFPDSTLRLMAEKKPQTRESFAKISGVTDYKINQYGDQFISEIRDFCQEQELPIALPKHTQMITLQLYQQGLSVEEIAKERSLKASTIYEHLSNLIATHQPVDINEFVLPVKQDLIVQAIQKHGANSLKTLKENLGENFSYEEIKLVVGWWRREN, encoded by the coding sequence ATGTACCAGTTAAACAGCCTCGAAACAGCCCTAAAACAGTATTTTGGCTATGATAACTTTCGTCCAGGACAACGGCAAATTATCGAAGAAGCCTTACAGAATCGAGATTTACTGGTCATTATGCCCACTGGTGGCGGAAAATCTCTCTGCTTTCAACTCCCCGCTTTACTCAAACCCGGATTAACTGTAGTCGTCTCTCCTCTAATTTCCCTGATGCAAGATCAAGTGGACGCGCTACTCGATAACGGCATAGGAGCCACTTTTCTTAACAGTAGTCTCGGCCTCTCTGAAATCCGTTCCCGGGAAATGGCCATTCTCAAAAATAAAATTAAACTGCTTTATGTGGCCCCAGAACGGCTACTGAGTGAAAAATTTACGCCTTTTCTCGATAAAATAGCTCTTGATGTCGGGATTTCAGCCTTTGCTATTGATGAAGCCCACTGTGTCTCAGAATGGGGTCACGACTTCCGGCCCGAATATCGTCAACTGCGACAGCTAAGACAACGTTATCCTAGCGTTCCGATGTTTGGTCTAACCGCCACAGCAACCAAACGGGTACAAGAAGATATTATTGTACAACTCGGATTAAAAAACCCTGGGGTACACATCGCCAGTTTTAACCGTCCTAACCTTTATTATGATGTCCGTCCCAAACAACAACGCAGTTATGACCAATTACTAAAATATATTCGCACCCAAAAAGGATCAGGGATCGTTTACTGTCTCAGTCGCCGCAATGTAGATGAAATTGCTTTTCGTCTCCAAAAAGATGGGATTTCAGCTTTACCTTACCATGCTGGCATGACAGATGAAGCCAGAACCCTCAATCAAACCCGTTTTATTCGGGATGATGCACAGGTAATGGTAGCGACGATCGCCTTTGGTATGGGAATTAATAAACTAGATGTACGGTTTGTGGTGCATTTTGATCTTCCCCGTAACCTGGAAAGTTATTATCAGGAGTCAGGAAGGGCCGGCAGAGACGGAGAACCGGCAAAATGTACTATATTTTTGGGTTTCGGGGATTTAAAAAAAATTGAATATATTATCGAGCAAAAATCTAACCCCCAAGAAAAAAAAATTGCCCAGCAACAGTTAAGACAAGTGATCAATTATGCTGAAGGAACAGAATGCCGGCGCACCATTGTTTTAAGATATTTTGGGGAAAGATTTCAGGGAAATTGTGATAATTGTGATAATTGTCGTCATCCTCAGCCGGTTGAAGATTGGACCATTGAAGCCCAAAAATTTCTCTCTTGTGTTGCTCGCTGTCGAGAAAGATTTGGCATGAGCTATATTATTGATGTCTTACGAGGCTCTAATAGCCGCAGAATCGAACAAAATGGTCATCATTTATTATCCACTTATGGCATCGGCAAAGACCGCACCAAAGAGGAGTGGAAAAATTTAGGCCGTTCTTTAATTCATCAAGGATTAGTGGATGAAACCAGCGATGGCTTACCTGTATTAAAACTCAATAGCCGCAGTTGGGAAATTTTACGCAAACAACGGTCAGTGCAAATTGCTATTGCTCAAAAATCGGCTGAAAATGTCTTAGGAAAATATAATCCGAGAAAAGCGGAAACAGAACTGCTTCTGGAAAGACTGCGACAGCTACGAAAATATATTGCTGATGCTAATTCGGTTGCTCCTTACGTCATTTTTCCGGATTCTACTCTGAGATTAATGGCAGAAAAAAAGCCACAAACTCGAGAGAGTTTTGCCAAGATTTCTGGGGTGACAGACTATAAAATCAACCAGTACGGGGATCAGTTTATTTCGGAAATTCGGGATTTTTGTCAAGAGCAAGAATTGCCGATAGCTTTACCAAAACACACTCAAATGATCACCTTACAACTCTATCAGCAGGGGTTATCAGTAGAAGAAATTGCCAAAGAAAGGAGCCTTAAAGCCAGTACCATTTATGAACATTTGAGTAATTTAATTGCCACTCATCAACCGGTAGATATTAATGAATTTGTCTTGCCAGTCAAGCAAGATTTAATTGTTCAAGCTATTCAAAAACATGGAGCTAATTCTTTAAAAACGTTGAAAGAAAATTTAGGAGAGAATTTTAGTTATGAGGAAATTAAATTAGTGGTTGGCTGGTGGAGAAGAGAAAATTAA
- a CDS encoding photosystem II S4 domain protein has protein sequence MLPREELLKGVENREEIARIIDKAETAMRTWEVTLTDFLSPPVLAEVQRIFQRLTEVDLIPWGGYPQAERQRLGISRSEVPFDLSGVAVAAVDIAGNFLFDAANHRDFLGAMLGTGLVREKVGDIIVLGERGAQAIVVPELVEFLETSLVQVRSVPVKTERIELTDLKVRPPQKKEMTTVEASMRLDAIASAGFGMSRSKMAEAISSGDVRVNWKEITQASHNVSSGDLISMRGKGRLEVGEVAVTKKERYRVQLTRYI, from the coding sequence ATGTTACCAAGAGAAGAATTATTAAAAGGAGTTGAGAATCGAGAAGAAATTGCTCGAATCATTGATAAAGCCGAAACCGCCATGAGAACATGGGAAGTCACTTTAACAGATTTTCTTTCCCCCCCTGTTCTCGCTGAAGTTCAACGGATTTTTCAACGGTTGACAGAAGTCGATTTAATTCCTTGGGGGGGTTATCCTCAAGCTGAACGTCAACGCTTAGGAATATCTCGTTCTGAGGTTCCTTTTGATCTGTCTGGTGTAGCTGTGGCGGCTGTGGATATTGCCGGCAATTTTCTCTTTGATGCGGCTAATCATCGAGATTTTTTAGGCGCTATGTTGGGGACGGGCCTTGTTAGAGAAAAGGTGGGAGATATTATTGTTTTAGGGGAACGGGGAGCGCAGGCCATCGTTGTGCCTGAGTTGGTGGAATTTTTAGAAACCTCTTTAGTACAAGTGCGCTCTGTACCGGTGAAAACAGAACGAATTGAGTTAACTGATTTAAAAGTGCGTCCTCCTCAGAAAAAGGAAATGACCACAGTAGAAGCATCGATGCGTTTGGATGCCATTGCATCAGCAGGGTTTGGGATGTCTCGCTCGAAAATGGCTGAGGCCATTTCTTCTGGAGATGTTCGGGTCAATTGGAAGGAAATTACCCAGGCGAGTCACAATGTCTCTAGCGGCGATTTAATTTCTATGCGGGGAAAAGGGCGTTTAGAAGTGGGAGAAGTCGCTGTTACTAAAAAGGAACGCTATCGAGTTCAGCTTACCAGATATATTTAA